Sequence from the bacterium genome:
CAGGTGGTGCCGTAGCCGCCGCGGGTGCCGGCGAAGAATACCACGCCGTCGGCGGGGGCGAAGATTGGCGTCCCCCACGGCGCCGCGATGTCTAAGCCGCGATGAAAGGCGATCAGCCCGTTGATGGGGTCTATGCGGTTGCCCAAGAAGCTGATGATGTGGCCGACCACGGGCTTGATGGAGGGCGTATGGGCGCGGATGTCGGCCTCGCGCCGTGTCCGCTCGATGGTCTGGTTCACCAGGGAAATCTCGTAGTTGATCGAGCCGGCCAGGCGCAGGGAGCGCTCGAAGTAGCGCTGCGTCGTCTCGTCCAGGGGGGAGGCGGGGATGCGGGGGAAGGAGGCGATGGCCAAGCCCAGCTCCACGCCGCCGATGCCGCCCTCCCGCTCCGAGTCCGGCACGATGGGCAGGGCGTGGGCCAGCCGGGCGACGTCGTTGACCTCCCGGACGGACGTGAGCTGCTGGTTCAACTCCCCGATGTTCTCCTGGACCTTGGTCAGTTCCCCCTGCTGGTCCTCGTTCTCCAACTCCAGGGTGAAGAGGTCCAGCCGCTTGCGCAGGTTGTCCGAGTAGAAGAAGAGCAGAACCAGCGCGCCGATGATGACCGACACGGTAATCCAGAAGAAGCGCCGGATGCCGCGGCGGTCCAGCTCCCGGTGGAAGGTCCCCAGGGCTCCGTCCCGGCAGACGACCAGGCTGAAATGCTCCGCCTTTTTGCGTTTCTTCTTGAGAGGATGTAACTTGAGCGTCGCGGTGATCAAAGGTTGGGTAGGGTTGTCCCCCGCGGGAGGGGTTATAGGTTAAGCAGAATCAACGACAAACGCCCAGCTTCATTTTATGGAGAAGGGGGTGGGCTGTCAAGGGTGATGATTGGAGTAGACAAAAACGTCCGTTTCCCGAAAAAAACCGTCCGGTCACCTCACCAGGGCCGATGGTACACTCCCCGTGACCTCCCCGAATACCGCGCCATGGACCGGACCCGTAAAGCCAGAGCTTACCTCGGCGTCGCCACCGTCATCTGGGGCTCGACCTTCATCGTGCTCAAGCTCCTCTTGACGCGGGCCACCCCGTGGCTGTTGGTGGGGGTGCGGTTCAGCCTGGCCGCGGCGGTCTGCCTCGTGATTCTTCTCTGGCGGCGGTGGCGCGTCGAGGGCAAGGTTCTCCGGCGCGGGGCCTTCCTCGGCCTTTTGCTCCTGGGGGGGTACGCCCTGCAGACTCTGGGGCTGGTGTACACGGG
This genomic interval carries:
- a CDS encoding M23 family metallopeptidase yields the protein MITATLKLHPLKKKRKKAEHFSLVVCRDGALGTFHRELDRRGIRRFFWITVSVIIGALVLLFFYSDNLRKRLDLFTLELENEDQQGELTKVQENIGELNQQLTSVREVNDVARLAHALPIVPDSEREGGIGGVELGLAIASFPRIPASPLDETTQRYFERSLRLAGSINYEISLVNQTIERTRREADIRAHTPSIKPVVGHIISFLGNRIDPINGLIAFHRGLDIAAPWGTPIFAPADGVVFFAGTRGGYGTTCFIDHGYGYQTRYGHCSRLHVKEGDVVKRGQIIADVGSTGRSTGPHLHYEILVDSSCTDPMAYIFPDYEFD
- a CDS encoding EamA family transporter; this translates as MDRTRKARAYLGVATVIWGSTFIVLKLLLTRATPWLLVGVRFSLAAAVCLVILLWRRWRVEGKVLRRGAFLGLLLLGGYALQTLGLVYTG